A stretch of DNA from Acomys russatus chromosome 4, mAcoRus1.1, whole genome shotgun sequence:
ctaCCCGCATTCGGGTGTAGCGCAATCGCAGGGCGCGGACTCGGCCGCGGGCCTCCGCTGCCTTGAGGACGCCCAGTAGCCGTTTCTGACGCTCTTCTGGTACCTCGAACGCCTGCGTCCAGGCGCGTAGGTCGGGCATGCAGTAGGATACCTCCACCGAGCCGCGTGGGAACATGGAGGCGGCCTTACCTGAGTCGTCGAGCAGGTCGCCAAAGAGTAGGAGGTGTTGGCGTTGAGTGGGGGTCATGGCCGCCAGCCTCTCCGGAGTCAAGGCCCACCCTGGCTTCGGAGGCTCGGTAGCCTTCTTGCGCTCACCAGCTCCTGTGACACTCTTTTTGGCCGCCTCCCGTACACCCTTCCCTCCCGGGGGTGGCATGTTCCGGTCTGTGGAAGAAAGGGGACATCTCGCCACTTAGGGGGACACTACAGCTCCAGCTCAGTATCTGGAATATCCTGTAGCCGCCTGACTCACACCCCTAACTGGTAGCTGACTCAGTGCATGTCGCAGTAGGCCACGACTTCCTGCTCCTCGCCAGCTTTCGGAATATACCCAATTTAGGGTCATTAAGTGTCCTACATGCCACTGGCGCTTCACAGCCCGCATCAGGATGGTCCCCTAA
This window harbors:
- the Lkaaear1 gene encoding protein LKAAEAR1, with translation MPPPGGKGVREAAKKSVTGAGERKKATEPPKPGWALTPERLAAMTPTQRQHLLLFGDLLDDSGKAASMFPRGSVEVSYCMPDLRAWTQAFEVPEERQKRLLGVLKAAEARGRVRALRLRYTRMRAEEIALLIQRQGSARAAIRLELFLPPELKPTKISDPLGRQEVRASLETGGRVPCLAVH